Proteins encoded within one genomic window of Aquarana catesbeiana isolate 2022-GZ linkage group LG03, ASM4218655v1, whole genome shotgun sequence:
- the LOC141133661 gene encoding E3 ubiquitin-protein ligase TRIM39-like, translated as MASANLRAELECSVCLNIYTDPVMLRCGHNFCRLCIDRVLDTQGGSGGYSCPQCREKFPDRPALQRNITLRNIVENFLSAQPDHEESGVFCTYCVDYPVPAVRSCLLCEVSLCDKHLRVHKKSPEHVLCDPTLSMESRKCSVHKKILEYYCTEDDICICVSCTLAGEHRGHQVEMLDEASEKKKETLRNVLQNLLIKREETEERVQSLQEHRRKVEEKASGDTERVTVLFRDLRRRLEDLEKRVLREISGRAERISISIRDLEIKKEELSRKIRHIEELCNMTDPLTVLQESDTGDLCDTEDGDNEDRERHEELLHDGGGLDVDGISHTLHTLSDIITEVNVYFYIQGAADILLDVNTAHNDLYVSDDRKTVSRSDRNQNHPETPERFQYYYQVLSSRSFSSGRHYWEVDVGGSDWWRVGMCYPSIERGRGRQSLIGNNNKSWCLYRRENHYGEIHDSKGIRLPSNISSNRVSIDLDYEVGRISFYDLCDPIRHLHTFTTTFTEPLHAGIYVGRGCIKICGGNME; from the coding sequence atggcgtctgctaacctgagagctgagctggaatgttccgtctgtctgaacatttatacagatcctgtaatgctgagatGTGGTCACAACTTCTGTCGgctctgtattgatcgtgtgctggatacacagggggggtctggaggatattcctgtcctcaATGTAGAGAGAAGTTtccggatcggcctgcactgcagaggaacataacactacgtaacatagtggagaatttcctgtctgctcagccagatcatgaggagtccggggtcttctgtacttactgtgtggactatcctgtacctgctgttagatcctgtctgctctgtgaggtttctctgtgtgataaacacctgagagtccacaaaaagtccccagaacacgtcttatgtgaccccaccttgtccatggagagcaggaaatgctccgtccataagaagatcctggagtattactgcactgaggatgatatctgtatctgtgtgtcctgcactttggctggagaacatcgaggacaccaggtggagatgctggatgaggcttctgagaagaagaaggagacactgaggaatgttctgcagaaccttctgataaagagagaggagacggaggaaagagtccagagtctgcaggaacacaggagaaaagtagaagaaaaagcatctggtgacaccgagagagtcactgtcctgtttagagatctcaggagacgtctggaggaccttgagaagagagtcctgagggaaatctccgggagggcagagcggatctccatctccatccgggatctggaaataaagaaggaggagctgtccaggaagatacgtcacattgaggagctgtgtaacatgacggatccactgactgtcttacaggaatcagacacaggtgacttgtgtgatactgaggatggagataatgaggacagagagagacatgaggaactcctccatgatggagggggtctggatgtggatgggatatcacacacattacacacattatctgatataataacagaggtaaatgtatacttctatatacagggagctgcagacatattactggatgtaaacacagctcataATGATCTCTAtgtatcagatgacaggaaaactgtatccaggtcagatAGAAATCAGAATcatccagaaacaccagagagatttcagtattattatcaggtgttgagcagtcggagtttctcctcagggagacattactgggaagtggatgtcgggggatcagattggtggagagtcgggatgtgttaccccagtatagagagggggagaggaagacaATCACTGATTGGAAATAATAACAAGTCCTGGTGTTTGTACAGGAGAGAAAATCACTATGGGGAGATACATGACAGTAAAGGGATCCGCTTACCCTCcaatatctccagtaacagagtcagtatagatctggattatgaggtcggacggatctccttttatgatctgtgtgacccgatccgacatctccacaccttcaccaccaccttcactgagcccctccatgctgggatatATGTAGGGAGAGGATGTATAAAGATCTGTGGGGGGAATATGGAATAA